In Vigna unguiculata cultivar IT97K-499-35 chromosome 3, ASM411807v1, whole genome shotgun sequence, a single genomic region encodes these proteins:
- the LOC114179493 gene encoding auxilin-related protein 2-like, translating into MNDFDGLFTSDFGLKPQGKSAPMAPSSKGSSKAAPINFDFGSRSASNFDDLLAGAGSDTRRADSPFDLDSMYGGPPARSASSPPPVYDKPVYDDDIFDGVPGMKSSSKVKFDNVFATTERGGSDAVFDDLLGGFGKEPKSSGGKRSEKDAKGASDFDDLLAGFGHRGTPSTGRHTPDTSFSSEPTASTTKTTSTMAEDPFKVFESASAPGDSSTGHFMDPLEEISKFGSSGSTKNDSSSTSNGRVYEDIDPFDGLGKSVPAFSSDINSRKGSSSPSLNTNPSRPGDKEPVDKISGRSPERDTKSKTPVENDREFPQAPFHMPSYSSDSDKPAGKRSTSPPYNNVDFRQANIQADKYEDNLEPSEDIWLTVSEIPLFTQPTTAPPPSRPPPPRPVHIPKSGSTSSVSANARKKDNDFSSFPSSARFSQGSNSAPASGRVPTSSQFDELDDFAMGRSRGNDNEGGNGLPDEELEMNSAAAAMKEAMDRAEAKFRHAKEVREREYSKAARSKETVQMDRDERTVLEEREKQDRLDRERQQKEREEKEHRRLMKEKEEKEREQQRLEREKARQAVERATREARERAAAEARQRAERAAVEKANAEARGRAERAAVQRAQAEARERAAALAKEKAEKAAAEAKEREAQERATATRAEAEARVKAEARAKAERVTAERVAAEARERAAAAARMSQQKNENDLESFFGMGRASSAPRPPRTNSSDSVFESQFQTDATRKSTSASTSMKKASSSTNIVDDLSSIFGAAPSSGEFQEVEGESEDRRRARLERHQRTQERAAKALAEKNQRDMQTQREQAERHRLGETLDFEIKRWAAGKEGNLRALLSTLQYVLWPECGWQPVSLTDLITAAAVKKAYRKATLCIHPDKVQQKGANLQQKYVAEKVFDLLKEAWNKFNSEELF; encoded by the exons ATGAACGATTTCGATGGCTTATTCACTTCCGATTTCGGCCTCAAACCGCAGGGAAAATCAGCGCCAATggctccttcatccaagggatCTTCCAAAGCGGCGCCTATCAACTTCGATTTCGGATCGCGATCCGCCTCCAACTTCGACGATCTCCTGGCCGGCGCCGGATCCGACACTCGCCGCGCTGATTCCCCCTTCGATTTGGACTCCATGTACGGCGGACCTCCCGCGCGGTCCGCCAGCTCACCGCCGCCCGTCTACGACAAACCTGTCTATGACGATGACATTTTCGACGGCGTGCCGGGGATGAAGAGCTCCTCTAAGGTTAAATTTGATAATGTTTTCGCCACCACAGAGAGAGGTGGCTCCGACGCCGTGTTCGACGATCTTCTCGGCGGGTTTGGGAAGGAACCGAAGAGTTCCGGTGGGAAGAGATCGGAGAAGGATGCTAAAGGTGCTTCTGATTTCGATGATTTGCTTGCTGGATTCGGACACAGGGGGACACCATCTACTGGAAG GCACACTCCTGATACCAGTTTCTCCTCAGAACCAACTGCCAGTACGACTAAAACAACCTCCACCATGGCTGAGGACCCTTTCAAAGTATTTGAATCAGCTTCAGCACCAGGGGATTCATCCACAGGTCACTTTATGGACCCATTGGAAGAAATCAGTAAATTTGGTAGTTCTGGAAGCACGAAAAATGATAGTTCTTCAACTTCAAATGGCAGAGTGTATGAAGATATTGATCCATTTGATGGTCTTGGAAAATCTGTACCAGCTTTCTCATCAGATATAAATAGCAGGAAGGGTAGCAGTTCCCCAAGCTTGAATACAAACCCAAGTCGGCCCGGAGATAAAGAACCCGTTGATAAGATATCTGGGAGGAGTCCTGAGAGAGACACAAAAAGTAAGACTCCTGTTGAAAATGACAGGGAATTTCCACAGGCTCCATTTCATATGCCTAGCTATTCATCTGATTCTGATAAACCAGCTGGCAAAAGGTCTACTTCCCCTCCATATAATAATGTTGATTTTAGACAAGCCAATATTCAGGCAGATAAGTATGAAGATAACTTGGAACCAAGTGAAGATATATGGCTGACGGTATCAGAAATTCCTCTTTTTACACAACCGACTACTGCTCCACCACCTTCAAGACCTCCTCCTCCACGGCCTGTGCATATTCCCAAGTCAGGATCAACTTCATCAGTATCTGCCaatgctagaaagaaggataatgatttttcttcttttcccaGTTCTGCACGATTCTCTCAGGGTTCTAATTCTGCTCCAGCTTCTGGAAGGGTACCCACTTCATCTCAGTTTGATGAACTTGATGATTTTGCCATGGGCAGAAGTCGTGGTAATGATAATGAGGGTGGAAATGGTCTTCCTGATGAAGAATTAGAGATGAACTCTGCTGCTGCAGCTATGAAGGAGGCAATGGATAGAGCTGAAGCTAAGTTTAGGCATGCAAAGGAAGTTAGGGAGAGAGAGTACTCAAAGGCTGCTAGAAGCAAAGAAACTGTGCAAATGGACAGAGATGAGAGAACTGTGCTTGAGGAAAGAGAAAAACAGGATAGATTAGACCGTGAACGGCAGCAAAAGGAGAGGGAGGAAAAGGAACATAGAAGActtatgaaagaaaaagaggagaaagaaagagaacaaCAACGACTGGAGAGGGAAAAGGCAAGACAGGCTGTAGAACGAGCTACCAGAGAAGCACGAGAAAGAGCAGCAGCTGAAGCTCGTCAAAGAGCTGAGAGGGCTGCTGTTGAGAAAGCTAATGCTGAAGCTCGAGGACGTGCTGAAAGGGCTGCAGTACAAAGGGCACAAGCGGAAGCTCGGGAAAGGGCAGCTGCATTGGCGAAAGAAAAAGCTGAAAAGGCTGCTGCTGAGGCAAAGGAGAGGGAAGCACAAGAAAGAGCTACAGCTACAAGGGCTGAAGCAGAAGCACGAGTTAAAGCAGAAGCAAGAGCTAAAGCAGAACGTGTCACTGCAGAAAGGGTTGCTGCTGAGGCGCGCGAAAGGGCTGCAGCTGCTGCAAGAATGAGCCaacaaaagaatgaaaatgaTCTTGAGTCATTCTTTGGCATGGGTCGAGCTAGTAGTGCCCCAAggcctcctaggactaattcttCA GACTCTGTATTTGAATCCCAATTTCAGACAGATGCAACGAGGAAATCTACTAGTGCATCTACAAGTATGAAAAAAGCATCATCATCCACTAATATTGTTGATGATCTTTCCTCAATTTTTGGAG CTGCTCCATCTTCTGGAGAGTTCCAGGAAGTTGAAGGGGAAAGTGAAGACAGGCGACGAGCCAGGTTGGAGCGCCACCAGAGGACTCAGGAGCGTGCT GCAAAGGCATTGGCTGAGAAGAATCAGAGGGACATGCAAACTCAAAGAGAACAAGCTGAGAGACAT aGGCTTGGTGAAACACTGGATTTTGAAATTAAGCGCTGGGCTGCAGGAAAAGAGGGCAATTTACGAGCTTTGCTATCCACCTTACAATAT GTACTGTGGCCTGAATGTGGTTGGCAGCCAGTTTCTTTGACTGATTTGATTACAGCTGCGGCTGTTAAAAAGGCCTACAGGAAAGCTACGTTGTGTATCCATCCTGATAAAGTGCAGCAGAAGGGTGCCAATCTACAGCAGAAATATGTTGCGGAGAAGGTGTTTGATCTACTCAAG GAAGCCTGGAATAAATTCAACTCAGAGGAGCTTTTCTAG
- the LOC114179750 gene encoding amino acid permease 3-like: MHSQSNSKYYDDDGRLKRTGTVWTASSHIITAVVGSGVLSLAWGMAQLGWIAGPTVMLLFSLVTFYTSSLLLQCYRSEHPISGKRNYTYMDAVRSILGGANVRLCGILQYLDILGIVIGYTIAASISMMAIRRSNCFHESGGKNPCHMNSNLYMIIFGATQIVLSQIPDFDQIWWLSTVAAIMSFTYSTIGLSLGIAKVAEAGTFKGSLTGITTGSVSLSQKIWRTSQALGDIAFAYSYAVVLVEIQDTIKSPPSEAKTMKKATLISVTVMTTFYMLCGSTGYAAFGDTTPGNLLTGFGFYNPYWVVDIANAAIVIHLVGAYQVFSQPIFAFVEKGVTQKCPNLERELKIPIPGFPPYKLKMFRLVWRTLYVLFTTLVSMLIPFFNDVLGVIGALGFWPLNVYFPVEMYISQKKIPKWSNRWISLKIFTAACLLVSVVAFVGSVAGVLLDLKKYKPFHANY, translated from the exons ATGCATTCACAGAGTAACTCCAAATACTATGATGATGATGGTCGTCTCAAACGAACTG GAACTGTTTGGACTGCAAGTTCGCACATAATAACTGCAGTGGTAGGATCCGGGGTGCTGTCATTGGCTTGGGGCATGGCTCAGCTAGGGTGGATTGCTGGTCCTACTGTCATGCTCTTGTTCTCTTTGGTTACCTTCTACACTTCATCATTGCTGCTTCAATGTTATCGTTCTGAACACCCCATTTCTGGCAAGAGAAACTACACTTATATGGACGCAGTTCGCTCCATTCTTG GAGGAGCCAATGTTAGGTTGTGTGGGATACTTCAGTACCTGGATATACTGGGAATTGTAATTGGATACACAATTGCAGCTTCTATTAGCATGAT GGCCATTAGAAGGTCTAACTGTTTCCATGAATCTGGGGGCAAAAACCCATGTCACATGAACAGCAACctatacatgataatttttgGTGCAACCCAGATTGTCCTTTCTCAAATTCCCGATTTTGACCAAATATGGTGGCTCTCAACAGTTGCTGCAATAATGTCTTTCACCTATTCCACAATTGGTCTCTCTCTTGGAATTGCCAAAGTTGCAG AAGCGGGTACCTTCAAGGGTAGCTTAACTGGAATAACCACTGGATCCGTGTCACTGTCCCAGAAAATTTGGAGGACTTCCCAAGCTCTCGGTGACATAGCCTTTGCCTATTCATATGCTGTGGTTCTCGTAGAAATTCAG GACACCATAAAATCTCCACCTTCTGAAGCAAAAACCATGAAGAAGGCCACGTTGATAAGTGTTACAGTGATGACAACATTTTACATGCTGTGTGGGTCCACGGGGTATGCTGCTTTTGGAGATACCACACCTGGGAATCTGCTAACTGGTTTTGGTTTCTATAACCCATATTGGGTGGTAGACATAGCAAATGCTGCCATAGTAATTCACCTTGTGGGAGCATACCAAGTGTTTTCCCAACCCATCTTTGCCTTTGTGGAGAAAGGAGTGACACAAAAATGCCCCAACCTTGAAAGGGAGTTAAAGATTCCAATTCCTGGTTTCCCCCCATACAAACTAAAAATGTTTAGATTAGTTTGGAGGACTTTGTATGTTCTTTTTACAACTCTCGTATCCATGTTGATTCCATTCTTCAATGACGTCCTGGGAGTGATTGGGGCATTGGGATTTTGGCCCCTCAATGTGTACTTTCCAGTGGAGATGTATATCTCACAGAAGAAGATCCCCAAATGGAGTAACAGATGGATTAGCCTCAAAATATTTACTGCGGCCTGCCTTTTGGTTTCAGTTGTTGCTTTTGTTGGCTCAGTGGCAGGTGTCTTACTTGACCTTAAGAAATATAAACCATTCCACGCAAACTATTAA